One stretch of Prunus persica cultivar Lovell chromosome G1, Prunus_persica_NCBIv2, whole genome shotgun sequence DNA includes these proteins:
- the LOC18794028 gene encoding rho GTPase-activating protein REN1 isoform X1, translating into MTNRIAETPQGEGNAPPPPPPPGGPDRPESQPSRSGNTIFKSGPLFISSKGIGWTSWKKRWFILTRTSLVFFRSDPSAALKGSEVNLTLGGIDLNNSGSVVVKADKKLLTVLFPDGRDGRAFTLKAETLEDLHEWKTALENALAQAPSGGAHAMGQNGILGNEKTDSVVGSLDQSKEKKPAKSTVIGVPVLLALEDVDGAPSFLEKALRFVEEYGVKVEGILRQAADVDDVESRVREYEQGKVEFSPEEDPHIIADCVKYVLRELPSSPVPASCCNALLEAFRKSGNDRGGRINAMRTTICDTFPEPNRRLLQRILLMMQTVAAHKAVNRMSCSAVAACMAPLLLRPLLAGDCEVDNDFDMGGDGSVQLLQAAAAANHAQAIVITLLEEYDNIFGEGDLSPELYSDTEESESETEGASDEGDYYDDETDAETDDDVEIVSDGTCSESGDSGHSDLHNDKDGDDFSSGSKSLDGDDNIKAQKLSSSSLKTLQPQHDVQKNENELVSSKNNSAELANESAVVGDVSRETSSVQQPIVHGLPSIQKSSTISNGPALGTRGRTAWGRTAAKKNLSMESIDYSLEEEDEIQMLEITKSELENRIAEEVQGNAALQASLERQKTALRERRLALEQDVARLQEELQKERDLTAALEAGLHISGGCVPNLSTVDEKTRAELHEIAQAEANVANLKKKVDDLGVQLNQQRERNHGSMADASTLSQHNRDLHAKPNTMDKKQDSEAIAPSRDESSRSKDTQTDGAEKHRSNYRSVVLPTDSCAVEPMGPKPSAPSNSKKSGTGGEGGTTSAITKLTSRLNFLKERRSQIANEIQGRGSGQPAQNLDKNQSIQYSDKSLETTEKPEKLRKGESHSYAERGRKSESQQQHGLDRGKSESHLSVSVEKGRIVESKTFGSPRADSRS; encoded by the exons ATGACTAACCGAATCGCGGAAACGCCTCAG GGAGAAGGCaatgctcctcctcctcctcccccgCCTGGTGGCCCTGATCGACCTGAATCACAGCCTTCTCGTAGTGGCAATACG ATTTTCAAGAGTGGGCCACTATTTATATCATCGAAAGGAATTGGATGGACATCTTGGAAAAAAAGATGGTTTATTTTAACTCGTACTTCGCTGGTTTTTTTCAGAAGTGATCCA AGTGCTGCTCTAAAGGGGAGTGAAGTGAATTTGACCCTGGGTGGTATTGACCTCAACAATTCAGGCAG TGTGGTTGTCAAAGCAGACAAGAAACTCTTGACCGTGCTATTTCCGGATGGCCGTGATGGACGAGCTTTCACACTTAAG gctgaaactttggaggatcTACATGAGTGGAAGACTGCACTTGAGAATGCTTTGGCACAAGCCCCAAGTGGTGGAGCTCATGCAatggggcaaaatggtatatTGGGGAATGAGAAGACTGATTCAGTCGTTGGTTCTTTGGACCAGT cAAAGGAGAAAAAGCCTGCAAAATCTACAGTCATTGGGGTGCCTGTTTTGCTGGCCTTGGAAGATGTTGATGGAGCTCCATCTTTCTTGGAAAAAGCCCTTAGGTTCGTAGAAGAATATG GAGTCAAAGTAGAAGGGATCTTACGGCAAGCTGCAGATGTTGATGATGTTGAAAGTCGAGTACGAGAATATGAACAGG GGAAAGTTGAGTTTTCTCCTGAGGAGGATCCACATATTATTGCTGATTGTGTCAAG TATGTCCTTCGGGAGTTGCCATCTTCTCCGGTCCCTGCCTCTTGCTGCAATGCACTACTAGAAGCCTTCCGTAAGTCTG GTAATGATCGCGGTGGTAGAATCAATGCTATGCGTACAACAATATGTGATACATTCCCGGAGCCAAATCGTCGTTTATTGCAAAG AATTCTATTGATGATGCAAACTGTGGCTGCGCACAAAGCTGTGAATCGAATGAGCTGCTCAGCTGTGGCAGCTTGCATGGCACCCTTACTTCTTCGTCCACTTCTAGCTGGAGATTGTGAAGttgataatgattttgataTGGGGGGTGATGGTTCGGTTCAACTATTGCAAGCCGCTGCTGCAGCTAATCATGCTCAAGCAATCGTTATTACTTTGTTGGAGGAGTATGATAACATATTTGGG GAAGGTGATCTCTCCCCTGAACTATACAGTGACACCGAAGAGAGTGAAAGTGAGACCGAGGGGGCATCTGACGAAGGTGATTACTATGATGATGAAACTGATGCAGAAACAGATGATGATGTTGAAATTGTTTCTGATGGAACATGCAGTGAGAGTGGCGACTCTGGACACAGTGATCTGCATAATGATAAG GATGGTGATGATTTTAGCTCAGGTTCCAAGTCCCTTGATGGAGATGATAATATTAAAGCTCAGAAGTTGTCGTCAAGCTCACTTAAAACTTTGCAGCCTCAACATGATGTGCAAAAGAATGAGAATGAACTGGTTTCAAGTAAAAATAATTCGGCAGAGCTGGCTAATGAGTCTGCTGTAGTAGGAGATGTTTCTAGAGAAACAAGTTCTGTGCAGCAGCCAATTGTTCATGGTCTTCCATCCATCCAAAAATCTTCAACTATATCCAATGGACCTGCACTTGGTACAAGAGGTCGTACTGCTTGGGGACGTACCGCT GCAAAGAAGAACCTTTCAATGGAATCCATCGATTACAGCCTTGAGGAGGA GGATGAAATCCAGATGCTTGAGATTACTAAATCGGAGTTGGAAAACAGAATTGCAGAAGAG GTTCAAGGGAATGCAGCTCTGCAAGCAAGTTTGGAAAGACAGAAGACAGCCTTGCGTGAGCGTCGTCTAGCTCTCGAGCAAGAT GTGGCAAGGCTACAGGAAGAGTTACAGAAGGAGAGGGATTTAACAGCAGCTCTTGAAGCAGGACTTCATATTTCTGGAGGATGTGTACCCAATTTATCCACTGTTGATGAAAAA ACAAGGGCAGAGCTTCATGAAATAGCTCAGGCAGAGGCAAATGTTGCCaacttgaagaagaaggtTGATGATCTAGGTGTACAGCTTAACCAACAACGAGAGCGAAACCATGGCTCTATGGCTGATGCATCCACTTTGTCCCAACACAATCGGGATCTTCATGCAAAACC GAACACGATGGATAAAAAACAGGACAGTGAAGCCATAGCCCCTTCACGTGATGAATCATCAAGAAGTAAG GATACTCAAACAGATGGAGCAGAAAAACATAGAAGCAACTATCGGTCGGTTGTGTTGCCAACCGATTCTTGTGCTGTAGAGCCAATGGGGCCTAAGCCTAGTGCTCCAAGCAACTCCAAGAAAAGTGGTACAGGGGGTGAG GGCGGCACAACTTCAGCAATAACAAAGTTGACGTCGCGACTGAATTTTTTGAAGGAGCGGAGAAGCCAAATAGCAAATGAAATTCAAGGCCGAGGTTCAGGTCAACCTGCCCAAAATTTGGataaaaatcaatcaatccaaTACTCAGACAAGAGCTTGGAAACCACAGAAAAGCCAGAGAAGCTTAGAAAAGGAGAGAGTCATTCGTACGCAGAGAGAGGCAGAAAATCAGAAAGCCAACAGCAGCATGGCCTGGACAGAGGAAAATCAGAAAGCCATCTGTCCGTTAGCGTGGAGAAAGGTCGAATCGTAGAGAGTAAAACTTTCGGTTCTCCAAGGGCGGACTCTAGATCATAG
- the LOC18794028 gene encoding rho GTPase-activating protein REN1 isoform X2, whose amino-acid sequence MTNRIAETPQGEGNAPPPPPPPGGPDRPESQPSRSGNTIFKSGPLFISSKGIGWTSWKKRWFILTRTSLVFFRSDPSAALKGSEVNLTLGGIDLNNSGSVVVKADKKLLTVLFPDGRDGRAFTLKAETLEDLHEWKTALENALAQAPSGGAHAMGQNAKEKKPAKSTVIGVPVLLALEDVDGAPSFLEKALRFVEEYGVKVEGILRQAADVDDVESRVREYEQGKVEFSPEEDPHIIADCVKYVLRELPSSPVPASCCNALLEAFRKSGNDRGGRINAMRTTICDTFPEPNRRLLQRILLMMQTVAAHKAVNRMSCSAVAACMAPLLLRPLLAGDCEVDNDFDMGGDGSVQLLQAAAAANHAQAIVITLLEEYDNIFGEGDLSPELYSDTEESESETEGASDEGDYYDDETDAETDDDVEIVSDGTCSESGDSGHSDLHNDKDGDDFSSGSKSLDGDDNIKAQKLSSSSLKTLQPQHDVQKNENELVSSKNNSAELANESAVVGDVSRETSSVQQPIVHGLPSIQKSSTISNGPALGTRGRTAWGRTAAKKNLSMESIDYSLEEEDEIQMLEITKSELENRIAEEVQGNAALQASLERQKTALRERRLALEQDVARLQEELQKERDLTAALEAGLHISGGCVPNLSTVDEKTRAELHEIAQAEANVANLKKKVDDLGVQLNQQRERNHGSMADASTLSQHNRDLHAKPNTMDKKQDSEAIAPSRDESSRSKDTQTDGAEKHRSNYRSVVLPTDSCAVEPMGPKPSAPSNSKKSGTGGEGGTTSAITKLTSRLNFLKERRSQIANEIQGRGSGQPAQNLDKNQSIQYSDKSLETTEKPEKLRKGESHSYAERGRKSESQQQHGLDRGKSESHLSVSVEKGRIVESKTFGSPRADSRS is encoded by the exons ATGACTAACCGAATCGCGGAAACGCCTCAG GGAGAAGGCaatgctcctcctcctcctcccccgCCTGGTGGCCCTGATCGACCTGAATCACAGCCTTCTCGTAGTGGCAATACG ATTTTCAAGAGTGGGCCACTATTTATATCATCGAAAGGAATTGGATGGACATCTTGGAAAAAAAGATGGTTTATTTTAACTCGTACTTCGCTGGTTTTTTTCAGAAGTGATCCA AGTGCTGCTCTAAAGGGGAGTGAAGTGAATTTGACCCTGGGTGGTATTGACCTCAACAATTCAGGCAG TGTGGTTGTCAAAGCAGACAAGAAACTCTTGACCGTGCTATTTCCGGATGGCCGTGATGGACGAGCTTTCACACTTAAG gctgaaactttggaggatcTACATGAGTGGAAGACTGCACTTGAGAATGCTTTGGCACAAGCCCCAAGTGGTGGAGCTCATGCAatggggcaaaatg cAAAGGAGAAAAAGCCTGCAAAATCTACAGTCATTGGGGTGCCTGTTTTGCTGGCCTTGGAAGATGTTGATGGAGCTCCATCTTTCTTGGAAAAAGCCCTTAGGTTCGTAGAAGAATATG GAGTCAAAGTAGAAGGGATCTTACGGCAAGCTGCAGATGTTGATGATGTTGAAAGTCGAGTACGAGAATATGAACAGG GGAAAGTTGAGTTTTCTCCTGAGGAGGATCCACATATTATTGCTGATTGTGTCAAG TATGTCCTTCGGGAGTTGCCATCTTCTCCGGTCCCTGCCTCTTGCTGCAATGCACTACTAGAAGCCTTCCGTAAGTCTG GTAATGATCGCGGTGGTAGAATCAATGCTATGCGTACAACAATATGTGATACATTCCCGGAGCCAAATCGTCGTTTATTGCAAAG AATTCTATTGATGATGCAAACTGTGGCTGCGCACAAAGCTGTGAATCGAATGAGCTGCTCAGCTGTGGCAGCTTGCATGGCACCCTTACTTCTTCGTCCACTTCTAGCTGGAGATTGTGAAGttgataatgattttgataTGGGGGGTGATGGTTCGGTTCAACTATTGCAAGCCGCTGCTGCAGCTAATCATGCTCAAGCAATCGTTATTACTTTGTTGGAGGAGTATGATAACATATTTGGG GAAGGTGATCTCTCCCCTGAACTATACAGTGACACCGAAGAGAGTGAAAGTGAGACCGAGGGGGCATCTGACGAAGGTGATTACTATGATGATGAAACTGATGCAGAAACAGATGATGATGTTGAAATTGTTTCTGATGGAACATGCAGTGAGAGTGGCGACTCTGGACACAGTGATCTGCATAATGATAAG GATGGTGATGATTTTAGCTCAGGTTCCAAGTCCCTTGATGGAGATGATAATATTAAAGCTCAGAAGTTGTCGTCAAGCTCACTTAAAACTTTGCAGCCTCAACATGATGTGCAAAAGAATGAGAATGAACTGGTTTCAAGTAAAAATAATTCGGCAGAGCTGGCTAATGAGTCTGCTGTAGTAGGAGATGTTTCTAGAGAAACAAGTTCTGTGCAGCAGCCAATTGTTCATGGTCTTCCATCCATCCAAAAATCTTCAACTATATCCAATGGACCTGCACTTGGTACAAGAGGTCGTACTGCTTGGGGACGTACCGCT GCAAAGAAGAACCTTTCAATGGAATCCATCGATTACAGCCTTGAGGAGGA GGATGAAATCCAGATGCTTGAGATTACTAAATCGGAGTTGGAAAACAGAATTGCAGAAGAG GTTCAAGGGAATGCAGCTCTGCAAGCAAGTTTGGAAAGACAGAAGACAGCCTTGCGTGAGCGTCGTCTAGCTCTCGAGCAAGAT GTGGCAAGGCTACAGGAAGAGTTACAGAAGGAGAGGGATTTAACAGCAGCTCTTGAAGCAGGACTTCATATTTCTGGAGGATGTGTACCCAATTTATCCACTGTTGATGAAAAA ACAAGGGCAGAGCTTCATGAAATAGCTCAGGCAGAGGCAAATGTTGCCaacttgaagaagaaggtTGATGATCTAGGTGTACAGCTTAACCAACAACGAGAGCGAAACCATGGCTCTATGGCTGATGCATCCACTTTGTCCCAACACAATCGGGATCTTCATGCAAAACC GAACACGATGGATAAAAAACAGGACAGTGAAGCCATAGCCCCTTCACGTGATGAATCATCAAGAAGTAAG GATACTCAAACAGATGGAGCAGAAAAACATAGAAGCAACTATCGGTCGGTTGTGTTGCCAACCGATTCTTGTGCTGTAGAGCCAATGGGGCCTAAGCCTAGTGCTCCAAGCAACTCCAAGAAAAGTGGTACAGGGGGTGAG GGCGGCACAACTTCAGCAATAACAAAGTTGACGTCGCGACTGAATTTTTTGAAGGAGCGGAGAAGCCAAATAGCAAATGAAATTCAAGGCCGAGGTTCAGGTCAACCTGCCCAAAATTTGGataaaaatcaatcaatccaaTACTCAGACAAGAGCTTGGAAACCACAGAAAAGCCAGAGAAGCTTAGAAAAGGAGAGAGTCATTCGTACGCAGAGAGAGGCAGAAAATCAGAAAGCCAACAGCAGCATGGCCTGGACAGAGGAAAATCAGAAAGCCATCTGTCCGTTAGCGTGGAGAAAGGTCGAATCGTAGAGAGTAAAACTTTCGGTTCTCCAAGGGCGGACTCTAGATCATAG
- the LOC18794028 gene encoding rho GTPase-activating protein REN1 isoform X3 — protein MTNRIAETPQGEGNAPPPPPPPGGPDRPESQPSRSGNTIFKSGPLFISSKGIGWTSWKKRWFILTRTSLVFFRSDPSAALKGSEVNLTLGGIDLNNSGSVVVKADKKLLTVLFPDGRDGRAFTLKAETLEDLHEWKTALENALAQAPSGGAHAMGQNGILGNEKTDSVVGSLDQSKEKKPAKSTVIGVPVLLALEDVDGAPSFLEKALRFVEEYGVKVEGILRQAADVDDVESRVREYEQGKVEFSPEEDPHIIADCVKYVLRELPSSPVPASCCNALLEAFRKSGNDRGGRINAMRTTICDTFPEPNRRLLQRILLMMQTVAAHKAVNRMSCSAVAACMAPLLLRPLLAGDCEVDNDFDMGGDGSVQLLQAAAAANHAQAIVITLLEEYDNIFGEGDLSPELYSDTEESESETEGASDEGDYYDDETDAETDDDVEIVSDGTCSESGDSGHSDLHNDKDGDDFSSGSKSLDGDDNIKAQKLSSSSLKTLQPQHDVQKNENELVSSKNNSAELANESAVVGDVSRETSSVQQPIVHGLPSIQKSSTISNGPALGTRGRTAWGRTAAKKNLSMESIDYSLEEEDEIQMLEITKSELENRIAEEVQGNAALQASLERQKTALRERRLALEQDVARLQEELQKERDLTAALEAGLHISGGCVPNLSTVDEKTRAELHEIAQAEANVANLKKKVDDLGVQLNQQRERNHGSMADASTLSQHNRDLHAKPNTMDKKQDSEAIAPSRDESSRSKGGTTSAITKLTSRLNFLKERRSQIANEIQGRGSGQPAQNLDKNQSIQYSDKSLETTEKPEKLRKGESHSYAERGRKSESQQQHGLDRGKSESHLSVSVEKGRIVESKTFGSPRADSRS, from the exons ATGACTAACCGAATCGCGGAAACGCCTCAG GGAGAAGGCaatgctcctcctcctcctcccccgCCTGGTGGCCCTGATCGACCTGAATCACAGCCTTCTCGTAGTGGCAATACG ATTTTCAAGAGTGGGCCACTATTTATATCATCGAAAGGAATTGGATGGACATCTTGGAAAAAAAGATGGTTTATTTTAACTCGTACTTCGCTGGTTTTTTTCAGAAGTGATCCA AGTGCTGCTCTAAAGGGGAGTGAAGTGAATTTGACCCTGGGTGGTATTGACCTCAACAATTCAGGCAG TGTGGTTGTCAAAGCAGACAAGAAACTCTTGACCGTGCTATTTCCGGATGGCCGTGATGGACGAGCTTTCACACTTAAG gctgaaactttggaggatcTACATGAGTGGAAGACTGCACTTGAGAATGCTTTGGCACAAGCCCCAAGTGGTGGAGCTCATGCAatggggcaaaatggtatatTGGGGAATGAGAAGACTGATTCAGTCGTTGGTTCTTTGGACCAGT cAAAGGAGAAAAAGCCTGCAAAATCTACAGTCATTGGGGTGCCTGTTTTGCTGGCCTTGGAAGATGTTGATGGAGCTCCATCTTTCTTGGAAAAAGCCCTTAGGTTCGTAGAAGAATATG GAGTCAAAGTAGAAGGGATCTTACGGCAAGCTGCAGATGTTGATGATGTTGAAAGTCGAGTACGAGAATATGAACAGG GGAAAGTTGAGTTTTCTCCTGAGGAGGATCCACATATTATTGCTGATTGTGTCAAG TATGTCCTTCGGGAGTTGCCATCTTCTCCGGTCCCTGCCTCTTGCTGCAATGCACTACTAGAAGCCTTCCGTAAGTCTG GTAATGATCGCGGTGGTAGAATCAATGCTATGCGTACAACAATATGTGATACATTCCCGGAGCCAAATCGTCGTTTATTGCAAAG AATTCTATTGATGATGCAAACTGTGGCTGCGCACAAAGCTGTGAATCGAATGAGCTGCTCAGCTGTGGCAGCTTGCATGGCACCCTTACTTCTTCGTCCACTTCTAGCTGGAGATTGTGAAGttgataatgattttgataTGGGGGGTGATGGTTCGGTTCAACTATTGCAAGCCGCTGCTGCAGCTAATCATGCTCAAGCAATCGTTATTACTTTGTTGGAGGAGTATGATAACATATTTGGG GAAGGTGATCTCTCCCCTGAACTATACAGTGACACCGAAGAGAGTGAAAGTGAGACCGAGGGGGCATCTGACGAAGGTGATTACTATGATGATGAAACTGATGCAGAAACAGATGATGATGTTGAAATTGTTTCTGATGGAACATGCAGTGAGAGTGGCGACTCTGGACACAGTGATCTGCATAATGATAAG GATGGTGATGATTTTAGCTCAGGTTCCAAGTCCCTTGATGGAGATGATAATATTAAAGCTCAGAAGTTGTCGTCAAGCTCACTTAAAACTTTGCAGCCTCAACATGATGTGCAAAAGAATGAGAATGAACTGGTTTCAAGTAAAAATAATTCGGCAGAGCTGGCTAATGAGTCTGCTGTAGTAGGAGATGTTTCTAGAGAAACAAGTTCTGTGCAGCAGCCAATTGTTCATGGTCTTCCATCCATCCAAAAATCTTCAACTATATCCAATGGACCTGCACTTGGTACAAGAGGTCGTACTGCTTGGGGACGTACCGCT GCAAAGAAGAACCTTTCAATGGAATCCATCGATTACAGCCTTGAGGAGGA GGATGAAATCCAGATGCTTGAGATTACTAAATCGGAGTTGGAAAACAGAATTGCAGAAGAG GTTCAAGGGAATGCAGCTCTGCAAGCAAGTTTGGAAAGACAGAAGACAGCCTTGCGTGAGCGTCGTCTAGCTCTCGAGCAAGAT GTGGCAAGGCTACAGGAAGAGTTACAGAAGGAGAGGGATTTAACAGCAGCTCTTGAAGCAGGACTTCATATTTCTGGAGGATGTGTACCCAATTTATCCACTGTTGATGAAAAA ACAAGGGCAGAGCTTCATGAAATAGCTCAGGCAGAGGCAAATGTTGCCaacttgaagaagaaggtTGATGATCTAGGTGTACAGCTTAACCAACAACGAGAGCGAAACCATGGCTCTATGGCTGATGCATCCACTTTGTCCCAACACAATCGGGATCTTCATGCAAAACC GAACACGATGGATAAAAAACAGGACAGTGAAGCCATAGCCCCTTCACGTGATGAATCATCAAGAAGTAAG GGCGGCACAACTTCAGCAATAACAAAGTTGACGTCGCGACTGAATTTTTTGAAGGAGCGGAGAAGCCAAATAGCAAATGAAATTCAAGGCCGAGGTTCAGGTCAACCTGCCCAAAATTTGGataaaaatcaatcaatccaaTACTCAGACAAGAGCTTGGAAACCACAGAAAAGCCAGAGAAGCTTAGAAAAGGAGAGAGTCATTCGTACGCAGAGAGAGGCAGAAAATCAGAAAGCCAACAGCAGCATGGCCTGGACAGAGGAAAATCAGAAAGCCATCTGTCCGTTAGCGTGGAGAAAGGTCGAATCGTAGAGAGTAAAACTTTCGGTTCTCCAAGGGCGGACTCTAGATCATAG
- the LOC18793501 gene encoding mitochondrial uncoupling protein 5 produces the protein MGVKGFVEGGLASIVAGCSTHPLDLIKVRMQLQGESNSAAARAPQPVHNLRPAFAFNSHSATLVGPPPPPPAPPARAGPISVGVRIVRTEGIAALYSGVSATVLRQTLYSTTRMGLYEALKVQWADPNTGNLPLTRKILAGLVAGGVGAAVGNPADVAMVRMQAGGRDYKNVVDAITKMARSEGIVSLWRGSSLTVNRAMIVTASQLASYDQIKEAILDRHLMKDGLGTHVTASFAAGFVASVASNPIDVIKTRVMNMKVEPGREPPYSGALDCALKTVRAEGPMALYKGFIPTISRQGPFTVVLFVTLEQLRKVLKDF, from the coding sequence ATGGGTGTCAAAGGTTTCGTTGAGGGAGGCTTAGCTTCCATTGTTGCAGGCTGCTCCACCCACCCGCTTGATCTCATCAAGGTCCGCATGCAGCTCCAGGGTGAGAGCAACAGCGCCGCCGCTCGGGCCCCACAGCCCGTCCACAATCTCCGCCCCGCTTTTGCCTTTAATTCCCACTCTGCCACTCTGGTGggcccaccaccaccaccgccggCCCCGCCGGCACGCGCGGGGCCCATCTCGGTCGGAGTTCGCATCGTGCGGACGGAAGGCATCGCCGCCCTATACTCCGGCGTCTCCGCCACCGTCCTTCGCCAGACTCTCTACTCCACCACCCGCATGGGCCTCTACGAAGCCCTGAAAGTCCAGTGGGCCGACCCAAACACCGGAAACCTCCCCCTGACCAGGAAAATCCTCGCCGGGCTCGTCGCCGGCGGAGTCGGCGCCGCCGTCGGCAACCCAGCCGACGTGGCCATGGTCCGGATGCAGGCTGGCGGCCGCGACTACAAGAACGTGGTGGACGCGATCACGAAGATGGCGAGGAGCGAAGGGATTGTTAGCCTGTGGCGCGGGTCCAGCCTCACGGTGAACCGCGCGATGATCGTGACGGCGTCTCAGCTGGCGTCGTACGATCAGATCAAGGAGGCGATCCTCGACAGGCACTTGATGAAGGACGGCCTCGGTACCCACGTGACGGCGAGTTTCGCGGCTGGGTTTGTGGCCTCCGTGGCGTCGAACCCCATCGACGTGATCAAGACAAGGGTGATGAACATGAAGGTGGAGCCCGGGCGGGAACCTCCTTATAGTGGGGCCCTGGATTGTGCCTTGAAGACTGTGAGGGCTGAGGGGCCCATGGCCCTCTACAAGGGCTTCATCCCTACGATTTCTAGGCAGGGGCCCTTCACTGTGGTGCTGTTTGTGACGCTTGAACAGCTCCGGAAGGTTCTCAAGGATTTTTGA